One genomic region from Microcella humidisoli encodes:
- a CDS encoding NAD(P)/FAD-dependent oxidoreductase, with translation MDAPLMIVGASMAGLRTAEGARRAGYAGPIEFLGAEAHAPYNRPPLSKELLQTEGHGHAEVAFPIRSALEEGVSWVLGRAAVSLDAVRRVVVDDAGDEHPYSALVIATGLRPKGLPIDDHGLGGIHVLRTLDDAVALRDVLRPGANVVILGSGFVGCEIAATAAKNGATVSIVTQSRVPLERALGPLLGAEMRRRHEEHGVRFFTGESLFGLVGDPSVERVILTSGVMLECDVLIVAVGSDPNTEWLEGSGLDVSNGVLVDGGLRAVGADGTVHPEIFAVGDVARYANPLFDDVPRRVEHWNLPTETGKRAGQLIAAQLAGDDCEPLAAAGFAPLPSFWSDQYDAHLLAFGMTYLADRSELVAGRVDDECVVEYFRGEELVGVCGIGMRSAVQAYRTRFVLPAQAGPPA, from the coding sequence ATGGATGCTCCGCTCATGATCGTCGGAGCCTCCATGGCCGGCCTCCGCACCGCCGAGGGCGCGCGGCGCGCCGGCTACGCGGGGCCCATCGAGTTCCTCGGTGCCGAGGCGCACGCGCCGTACAACCGCCCGCCCCTCTCGAAGGAGCTGCTGCAGACCGAGGGGCACGGGCACGCGGAGGTCGCGTTCCCCATCCGCTCAGCGCTCGAGGAGGGGGTCTCGTGGGTGCTCGGGCGCGCGGCGGTGTCGCTCGATGCCGTGCGGCGGGTGGTCGTCGACGATGCCGGGGATGAGCATCCCTACAGCGCGCTCGTGATCGCGACCGGGCTGCGCCCCAAGGGGCTGCCGATCGACGACCACGGGCTCGGCGGCATCCACGTGCTGCGCACGCTTGACGACGCCGTCGCGCTACGCGACGTGCTGCGGCCGGGCGCGAACGTCGTCATTCTCGGCTCGGGGTTCGTCGGCTGTGAGATCGCGGCGACGGCGGCCAAGAACGGTGCGACCGTGTCGATCGTGACGCAGAGCCGCGTGCCGCTCGAGCGGGCGCTCGGCCCGCTGCTCGGCGCGGAGATGCGCCGTCGCCACGAGGAGCACGGGGTGCGGTTCTTCACGGGCGAGTCGCTGTTCGGGCTCGTCGGCGACCCCTCGGTCGAGCGCGTCATCCTCACGAGCGGGGTCATGCTCGAGTGCGACGTGCTCATCGTCGCGGTCGGCAGCGACCCCAACACCGAGTGGCTCGAGGGCTCGGGCCTCGACGTGTCGAACGGGGTGCTCGTCGACGGCGGGCTGCGCGCGGTCGGCGCCGACGGCACGGTGCACCCCGAGATCTTCGCGGTGGGCGACGTGGCCCGCTATGCCAACCCGCTTTTCGACGACGTGCCGCGTCGGGTCGAGCACTGGAACCTGCCGACCGAGACCGGCAAGCGGGCCGGCCAGCTCATCGCCGCGCAGCTCGCGGGCGACGACTGCGAGCCCCTCGCGGCCGCGGGCTTCGCCCCGCTGCCCTCGTTCTGGAGCGACCAGTACGACGCGCACCTGCTCGCCTTCGGCATGACCTACCTCGCCGATCGCAGCGAGCTCGTCGCAGGGCGGGTCGACGACGAGTGCGTGGTCGAGTACTTCCGCGGCGAGGAGCTCGTCGGCGTGTGCGGCATCGGGATGCGCAGCGCCGTGCAGGCGTACCGCACGCGCTTCGTGCTCCCGGCCCAGGCTGGTCCGCCCGCGTAG
- a CDS encoding ferredoxin, translating into MIRIDVDMDKCQHYGQCVFEAPEVFQLNADDKLEYVAEAPDEMLADLEAAADVCPMQAILITRA; encoded by the coding sequence ATGATTCGCATCGACGTCGACATGGACAAGTGCCAGCACTACGGCCAGTGCGTGTTCGAGGCCCCCGAGGTGTTCCAGCTCAACGCCGACGACAAGCTCGAATACGTGGCCGAGGCCCCCGACGAGATGCTCGCCGACCTCGAGGCCGCGGCCGACGTCTGCCCCATGCAGGCGATCCTCATCACCCGGGCCTGA
- a CDS encoding fumarylacetoacetate hydrolase family protein: MTEYRRILLDGFPVQVVRHGDELRASDGRTVGVDEAVHLPPSEPTKIIAVHLNYPSRSDEFMTKLPPAPTYFHKPITALNSHKGAVVRPAGCQWLNYEGEIVIVIGRTCRNVSPAEAGDYIAGYSVGNDYGLHDFRDTDAGSMLRVKGSDTLAPVGPGLVTDWDFSGKTIRTLVNGAVVQEDSTDTMEWDMHYLVADLARTITLVPGDMIYSGTPANSRPVQPGDVVEVEVDGLGRLTNHIVEGPEPIRTDVGAQPTSSEEVVSTALGGDWEFRGIRTPSNDLYPSRLEK, from the coding sequence ATGACCGAGTACCGGCGCATCCTGCTCGACGGTTTCCCCGTGCAGGTGGTGCGGCACGGCGACGAGCTGAGAGCATCCGACGGCCGCACGGTCGGCGTCGACGAGGCGGTGCACCTGCCGCCCAGCGAGCCGACCAAGATCATCGCCGTGCACTTGAACTACCCGAGCCGCAGCGATGAGTTCATGACGAAGCTGCCGCCCGCGCCGACCTACTTCCACAAGCCGATCACGGCGCTCAACAGCCACAAGGGTGCTGTCGTGCGGCCGGCCGGCTGCCAGTGGCTCAACTACGAGGGCGAGATCGTCATCGTCATCGGCCGCACGTGCCGCAACGTCTCGCCGGCCGAGGCGGGCGACTACATCGCCGGCTACTCGGTGGGCAACGACTACGGGCTGCACGACTTCCGCGACACGGATGCGGGCTCGATGCTGCGCGTCAAGGGCAGCGATACGCTCGCGCCCGTGGGGCCCGGCCTCGTGACCGACTGGGACTTCAGCGGCAAGACGATCCGCACCCTCGTGAACGGCGCCGTCGTGCAGGAGGACTCGACCGACACGATGGAGTGGGACATGCACTACCTCGTGGCCGACCTCGCGCGCACCATCACGCTCGTGCCGGGCGACATGATCTACTCGGGAACCCCCGCGAACTCGCGGCCCGTGCAGCCCGGCGATGTCGTGGAGGTCGAGGTCGATGGCCTCGGCCGCCTGACGAACCACATCGTCGAGGGGCCCGAGCCGATCCGCACCGACGTGGGCGCCCAGCCGACCTCGAGCGAAGAGGTCGTCTCGACCGCGCTCGGCGGCGACTGGGAGTTCCGCGGCATCCGCACCCCCTCCAACGATCTGTACCCCTCCCGCCTCGAGAAGTAA